In a single window of the Flavobacterium sp. W4I14 genome:
- a CDS encoding two-component system NtrC family response regulator (product_source=KO:K02481; cath_funfam=1.10.10.60,1.10.8.60,3.40.50.2300,3.40.50.300; cog=COG2204; ko=KO:K02481; pfam=PF00072,PF00158,PF02954; smart=SM00382,SM00448; superfamily=46689,52172,52540): protein MNGMVLIIDDEKKICSLLSRIIELEGFKTLQANTGKEGLKLLKNNDVSIVISDVKLPDVNGVALVKDIKAIKSYVEIINLTAYGTIADGVLAIKNGAFDYLVKGDDNDKIIPLLYKAMDKSNLQRRVSDLENKIAKKHNFETIIGQSKALKEAIDLAKKVSATDTTVLLLGETGTGKEVFAQSIHYESPRAAKPFVALNCSGFSPDLLESELFGYKAGAFTGANKDKKGLLEEANGGTLLLDEIGEMNLDLQAKLLRVLESQTFIKVGDTQTQQVNVRILAATNKDLKADAASGKFRSDLYYRLSVFTITLPPLRERKADIPALAKHYLKEFADKVNRSAPKMDDKILSILSDHSWKGNIRELKNVIERLVILSDGDTLSATALPPEFFEFAPIENDYNLQQIEKQHIQKVLIHTKGNKTETSRLLGIGLTTLYRKIEEYQIKEF from the coding sequence ATGAATGGCATGGTGCTCATCATCGATGATGAAAAGAAAATCTGCAGTTTACTTTCCAGGATTATTGAATTAGAGGGTTTTAAAACCTTACAGGCCAACACTGGAAAAGAAGGCCTTAAATTGCTTAAAAATAACGATGTAAGCATTGTAATCAGCGATGTTAAACTGCCTGATGTTAATGGGGTTGCACTGGTTAAAGATATCAAAGCCATAAAATCATATGTCGAAATTATAAATCTTACTGCTTATGGCACCATTGCCGATGGCGTTTTGGCGATTAAAAACGGGGCATTTGATTATCTGGTAAAAGGCGATGATAACGACAAGATTATTCCGCTTTTGTACAAGGCAATGGATAAATCAAATCTGCAGCGCAGGGTTTCCGACCTGGAAAATAAAATTGCTAAAAAGCATAACTTCGAAACCATTATCGGTCAATCAAAAGCTTTAAAGGAAGCGATTGATCTGGCTAAAAAAGTAAGTGCAACCGATACTACTGTTTTATTATTAGGCGAAACTGGAACTGGGAAGGAAGTTTTCGCTCAATCTATCCATTACGAAAGCCCCAGGGCTGCAAAACCATTTGTGGCCTTAAACTGCAGTGGCTTTAGCCCTGATTTACTAGAAAGCGAACTTTTTGGATACAAAGCCGGGGCATTTACAGGCGCCAATAAAGACAAGAAGGGACTATTGGAAGAGGCCAACGGCGGCACATTGTTACTGGATGAAATCGGCGAGATGAACCTCGATTTACAGGCAAAGTTATTGCGCGTACTCGAAAGCCAGACTTTTATCAAAGTAGGCGATACCCAAACACAACAAGTAAATGTTAGGATTTTAGCAGCCACAAATAAAGATTTAAAGGCCGATGCAGCTTCTGGAAAATTCCGCTCCGATCTTTATTACCGGCTTTCGGTTTTTACCATCACTTTACCTCCGCTACGCGAGCGCAAAGCCGACATCCCTGCATTGGCAAAACATTACCTAAAAGAATTTGCAGATAAGGTAAACCGATCAGCACCAAAAATGGACGATAAAATTTTATCAATACTGAGCGATCATAGCTGGAAAGGAAATATCCGGGAACTTAAAAATGTGATCGAACGTTTGGTAATCCTGTCGGATGGAGATACCTTAAGCGCTACTGCCTTACCTCCTGAATTTTTTGAATTTGCACCGATAGAAAACGATTATAATCTACAACAGATAGAAAAGCAGCACATTCAAAAAGTACTCATCCATACCAAAGGAAATAAAACAGAAACCTCGCGATTACTGGGGATCGGCTTAACTACACTTTACCGTAAAATAGAGGAATACCAGATTAAGGAATTTTAA
- a CDS encoding ABC-type Fe3+-hydroxamate transport system substrate-binding protein (product_source=COG0614; cog=COG0614; superfamily=53807): protein MSFLNDLFIGLDATHQEELQERLDLVEHKIKFMDKMPVACLDTSNNPVYFLSEEISLAGGMIEADILSAAFVIYYQPGKTLTDLMREIPAALNPDWQAVQNNRIILLNDDVSRERTAENAVSLIEDIAEMLHPGSFIFGHEGDKWIRFGA from the coding sequence ATGTCTTTTTTAAACGATTTATTTATTGGCCTCGATGCTACTCACCAAGAAGAATTACAGGAACGTTTAGATTTAGTGGAGCACAAGATTAAGTTTATGGATAAAATGCCTGTAGCTTGCTTAGATACGAGCAACAATCCGGTATATTTCTTATCGGAAGAAATTTCGCTAGCAGGTGGAATGATTGAGGCTGACATACTAAGCGCTGCATTTGTTATTTATTATCAGCCGGGTAAAACTTTAACCGATTTAATGAGAGAAATACCTGCGGCATTAAATCCCGATTGGCAAGCGGTGCAAAACAACAGGATCATTTTATTGAATGACGATGTTAGCCGCGAAAGAACTGCTGAAAATGCCGTTTCGCTAATAGAAGATATCGCCGAAATGTTACATCCGGGTTCTTTTATCTTTGGCCACGAAGGTGATAAATGGATCAGATTTGGCGCATAA
- a CDS encoding oligopeptide transport system substrate-binding protein (product_source=KO:K15580; cath_funfam=3.10.105.10,3.40.190.10; cog=COG0747; ko=KO:K15580; pfam=PF00496; superfamily=53850) → MRGSFNYIFWFFCVSLFFSCREGADHQDKKVFNINLDQGLTSIDPAFARNQNAIWMTNQIFNGLVQIDSSLQTIPCIAKSWQVSEDALTYTFNLRSDVYFHDDPIFKNGKGRKVTASDFVYSFYRLIDPKVASSGGWIFSDKVKDRDNFIALNDSTFQIRLVRPFPPFMSLLTTQYCSVVPKEVVDHYGKDFRSHPVGTGPFKFKYWKEGEILVLLKNEHYFEKDAKGIALPYLDAVKASFITDKQSGFMSFLKKDLDFYYNVDGSYRDDILTKSGKMTSKYQGKFTLTKSPYLCTEYVGILVDTNLSIVKKSPLRLKKIRQAINYSIDRDRLIKYLRNGIGVAATSGFIPKGMPGFDSLAVKGYAYNPKLAAKLLEEAGFPEGKGMGEVTLNTTTTYKDLIEFIQGELTSVGIKVKIDVSPSASLRDLMSKNSVNFFRGSWLADYGDGENFLSMFYSKNKVPYGPNYTAFYNKEFDQLFEKSYYETDNEKRFELYRKMDQMVMDYAPVVPLFYDQSVVMLQNNISGYSFNPLSLMILKRIKKN, encoded by the coding sequence ATGCGAGGCTCATTTAATTATATATTTTGGTTTTTTTGTGTAAGCTTATTCTTTTCATGCAGGGAGGGTGCTGATCATCAGGACAAAAAAGTCTTCAATATTAATCTCGATCAGGGTTTAACCTCTATTGATCCCGCCTTTGCGCGCAATCAGAATGCGATCTGGATGACCAATCAGATTTTTAATGGTTTGGTACAGATCGATTCATCCTTACAAACAATTCCCTGTATAGCCAAAAGCTGGCAGGTTTCGGAAGATGCATTAACTTACACTTTTAACCTGCGTAGTGATGTTTACTTTCACGATGATCCTATTTTTAAGAACGGTAAAGGTCGCAAAGTAACTGCAAGTGATTTTGTATATAGTTTTTATCGTTTAATCGATCCAAAGGTAGCCTCATCAGGCGGGTGGATTTTTAGTGATAAAGTGAAGGATAGGGATAACTTTATCGCGTTAAATGATTCTACTTTCCAGATCAGGCTGGTACGTCCTTTCCCGCCATTTATGAGTTTGCTCACTACACAATACTGCTCTGTTGTACCCAAAGAAGTTGTAGACCATTATGGTAAAGATTTTAGAAGTCATCCTGTTGGCACCGGCCCTTTTAAATTTAAATACTGGAAAGAAGGAGAAATATTAGTGCTTTTAAAAAACGAGCATTATTTTGAAAAAGATGCCAAAGGAATAGCACTACCCTACCTTGATGCTGTTAAAGCCAGCTTCATCACCGATAAACAAAGTGGTTTTATGAGTTTCCTGAAAAAGGATCTGGATTTCTACTATAATGTTGACGGTAGTTACCGCGACGATATCCTGACCAAAAGCGGAAAGATGACCTCGAAGTACCAAGGAAAATTTACATTAACCAAAAGCCCATACCTGTGTACCGAATATGTAGGTATATTGGTTGATACCAATCTTTCGATTGTGAAGAAATCGCCATTGCGCTTAAAAAAAATCAGGCAGGCCATTAATTATTCAATAGACCGTGACCGATTGATTAAATACCTAAGAAATGGTATTGGCGTAGCGGCAACATCTGGTTTCATTCCTAAAGGCATGCCTGGTTTTGACAGCTTGGCTGTTAAGGGATATGCCTATAACCCAAAGCTGGCTGCTAAACTTTTAGAGGAAGCTGGTTTCCCAGAAGGTAAAGGTATGGGAGAAGTAACCCTAAATACAACGACAACTTATAAAGACCTGATCGAATTTATTCAGGGCGAGCTTACTTCCGTAGGGATTAAAGTTAAAATTGATGTAAGCCCAAGTGCTAGCTTAAGGGATTTAATGTCGAAAAACAGCGTAAACTTTTTCCGAGGTTCCTGGCTGGCCGATTATGGCGATGGAGAGAATTTCCTTTCCATGTTTTACTCAAAAAACAAAGTCCCTTATGGACCAAATTATACGGCTTTTTACAATAAAGAATTCGATCAGCTGTTTGAGAAAAGCTATTACGAAACCGATAACGAAAAACGCTTTGAGCTGTACCGAAAAATGGATCAGATGGTAATGGATTATGCACCTGTTGTTCCGCTTTTTTACGATCAATCTGTAGTGATGCTTCAAAACAATATTAGCGGATATTCCTTCAATCCATTGAGTTTGATGATTTTGAAGCGGATAAAGAAAAACTAA
- a CDS encoding outer membrane receptor protein involved in Fe transport (product_source=COG1629; cath_funfam=2.170.130.10; cleavage_site_network=SignalP-TM; cog=COG1629; pfam=PF07715,PF13715,PF14905; superfamily=49464,56935; transmembrane_helix_parts=Inside_1_12,TMhelix_13_35,Outside_36_826), producing MQFAQTNYKRLTLNMKRLLLLTFILGLFFTAHAQFTGGGFGGGPKKSTVTGRITATILDSLTKKPIDYATVSLINAKDNKSVNGGVTDEKGKLTLQNVSPDSYKLMIGFMGYKTKSVLVTTTPSKPDNNMGTIYISSSENTLADVQVQGTKAIIENKIDRMVYNAEADGTNAGGDATDVMRKVPMLSVDPTGNIQLRGGAVRVLINGKPSGTMASSVADALKMIPAEQIKTVEVITSPSAKYDAEGSGGIINIITKKSNAQGVSGSVNAAAGTRQNNGSFNLTAKTGRLSVNTSLGTNLAYPQKSQTEFITNTTYLNGTTNNISQRGFSKWSRNGYNGSVGLDYDFNAYNNISTTAKFNSFSNGGPSETNYSINNLAASNIGDMDMTFRNLDWNVDYRKTSKKEGEEFSISAQLSKGRTPTSFSNLLTSAAFPSGLQTVSNNSGKNNEYTFQTDYTYPFNKKTTLEVGAKAILRDIQSQFDNTAQDFEYNQNVGAAYGVISFDLTKKLKFKGGIRAEYTRIDFNTQSSGIQKNDYLNLFPSAIISQNLKGGGTIKLSYNRRVQRPSQSFLNPFRNESDQFNILQGNPQLNPELSDNLELGYNTFIKGSIINASIFYRRTSDVIENSISPITENGVNKTLTSYINVGTAPVYGFNVFASYNLKPKWTLMTNFSGNTYSVTNNETNVNTGTFFNFNWFIRSAYGFGKGYNFELFNVITSKRRTYQGVTDPFYIYGASFKKEILKKKGSIGLGVLNPFTKDLHIKTVNNAVNQTGTIYQSQNIYYPLRNYTLNFSYTFGKLKFTEKKKIKNDDVKPEQQQQGGMGGVQQ from the coding sequence ATGCAATTTGCGCAGACTAATTACAAAAGACTAACTCTTAACATGAAAAGACTTCTACTACTTACCTTCATCCTTGGATTATTTTTTACCGCGCATGCCCAATTTACTGGTGGTGGCTTTGGTGGCGGGCCAAAAAAATCTACCGTTACCGGACGTATTACTGCCACTATACTCGACTCACTAACTAAAAAACCAATTGATTATGCAACAGTATCGTTGATTAATGCCAAAGATAATAAATCGGTTAATGGTGGCGTAACTGATGAAAAAGGAAAATTAACCCTGCAAAATGTCTCGCCTGATTCGTATAAATTAATGATCGGTTTTATGGGCTACAAAACAAAATCTGTTCTGGTTACCACCACACCATCAAAACCCGATAATAATATGGGAACAATTTATATTTCATCAAGTGAAAATACACTGGCCGATGTGCAGGTTCAGGGAACAAAGGCAATTATCGAAAATAAAATCGATAGAATGGTTTATAACGCCGAAGCTGATGGAACGAATGCTGGTGGCGATGCTACTGACGTAATGCGTAAGGTGCCTATGCTTTCAGTCGACCCTACGGGAAATATTCAACTTCGTGGTGGTGCTGTTCGTGTGTTAATTAACGGTAAGCCTTCAGGAACAATGGCCAGCAGTGTTGCTGATGCCTTAAAAATGATTCCAGCAGAGCAGATTAAAACGGTTGAAGTAATTACCAGCCCTTCTGCAAAATATGATGCTGAAGGCTCAGGTGGTATTATTAACATCATCACCAAAAAATCAAATGCTCAGGGTGTGAGTGGTTCGGTTAATGCTGCTGCAGGAACTCGTCAGAATAATGGTTCATTTAACTTAACGGCAAAAACAGGTCGCCTAAGTGTTAATACAAGTTTGGGTACAAATTTAGCTTATCCTCAAAAATCACAAACTGAATTTATCACCAATACAACCTACCTAAATGGTACAACAAATAATATTTCGCAACGAGGATTTTCTAAATGGAGCCGCAACGGATATAATGGTAGCGTAGGTTTGGATTATGATTTTAATGCTTATAACAATATTAGTACGACAGCAAAGTTTAATAGTTTTTCTAACGGGGGCCCTAGTGAAACAAATTATAGCATCAATAATTTGGCAGCATCCAATATTGGAGATATGGACATGACTTTCAGGAACTTAGACTGGAATGTTGATTACCGTAAAACCAGTAAAAAAGAAGGAGAGGAATTCTCTATATCAGCACAATTATCAAAAGGTAGAACACCGACAAGTTTCAGTAATTTGCTTACTTCAGCTGCTTTTCCATCGGGTTTACAAACGGTAAGCAACAATAGCGGTAAAAATAATGAGTATACCTTTCAAACAGATTATACTTACCCGTTCAACAAAAAAACAACTTTAGAAGTTGGTGCAAAAGCAATTTTACGCGATATACAAAGTCAGTTTGATAATACTGCGCAAGATTTTGAATATAATCAAAATGTGGGTGCAGCTTACGGTGTAATCAGTTTTGATTTAACTAAAAAATTAAAATTTAAAGGTGGAATTAGAGCTGAGTATACCCGAATAGATTTTAATACGCAAAGCAGTGGTATTCAGAAAAATGATTATTTGAACTTATTTCCAAGTGCAATTATTTCGCAAAATTTAAAAGGTGGTGGTACGATAAAACTAAGCTACAACCGTCGCGTGCAAAGACCGTCACAATCTTTTTTAAATCCTTTCCGTAACGAAAGCGACCAGTTTAATATTTTGCAGGGTAATCCTCAATTAAACCCTGAACTAAGTGATAATTTGGAGTTAGGATATAATACTTTTATTAAAGGGTCGATAATTAATGCATCAATTTTTTACCGTCGTACAAGCGATGTAATTGAGAATTCGATTTCGCCAATTACCGAAAATGGCGTAAACAAGACGTTAACTTCTTACATAAATGTTGGTACTGCTCCCGTTTACGGATTTAACGTTTTTGCATCGTACAATCTTAAACCGAAATGGACTTTAATGACCAATTTTTCAGGAAACACATATTCGGTAACTAATAATGAAACTAATGTTAATACGGGTACCTTCTTTAACTTTAACTGGTTCATACGCTCAGCATATGGATTTGGTAAAGGTTATAACTTTGAGTTGTTTAACGTAATAACTTCTAAAAGACGTACATACCAAGGTGTTACAGACCCGTTTTATATCTATGGTGCATCATTCAAAAAAGAAATACTTAAGAAAAAAGGGAGTATCGGATTAGGGGTTTTAAATCCTTTTACAAAAGACCTTCACATAAAAACTGTTAATAATGCTGTTAATCAAACAGGCACAATTTATCAAAGTCAAAACATTTATTACCCATTGCGTAACTACACATTAAACTTTAGTTACACTTTTGGTAAACTTAAATTTACGGAGAAGAAAAAAATCAAAAACGACGATGTGAAGCCAGAACAACAACAACAAGGAGGTATGGGCGGCGTTCAACAATAA
- a CDS encoding hypothetical protein (product_source=Hypo-rule applied; superfamily=49899), with amino-acid sequence MKKHLIMIVIASAIALSTVVTEVKSETLVENAYREFNKEQARKWNFTMLPFKGRVVPLIEGHFYEFPIVANGVGGGISWFVAGQFHHIASMDTYLGLFTNQGQYYYRISYSEFQTMINTYGTSLTGATLLPDNGIINYNNNLYFRIKDRIFYIHSPGEFSSYHLSDAVIQNVSNIWSYNPHPNGFGQNMIWPYF; translated from the coding sequence ATGAAAAAACATCTAATAATGATTGTTATTGCTAGTGCAATAGCTCTCTCAACCGTTGTAACGGAAGTCAAATCAGAAACTCTAGTAGAGAATGCTTACAGAGAATTTAACAAAGAGCAAGCTCGTAAATGGAATTTTACTATGTTGCCTTTTAAAGGAAGAGTAGTCCCGCTTATAGAAGGACATTTTTATGAATTTCCAATTGTAGCAAATGGTGTTGGTGGAGGGATTTCTTGGTTTGTTGCAGGTCAATTTCATCATATTGCTAGTATGGATACTTATTTGGGATTATTTACTAATCAAGGTCAATACTACTATAGAATTTCTTATTCAGAATTTCAAACGATGATTAATACTTATGGAACATCACTAACTGGTGCTACTCTGTTGCCAGATAATGGTATAATAAATTATAATAATAATTTATACTTTAGGATAAAAGACAGAATATTTTACATACATAGTCCTGGAGAGTTTTCTAGCTATCATTTAAGTGATGCTGTCATACAGAATGTAAGCAATATATGGTCTTATAATCCTCATCCTAACGGATTTGGACAAAATATGATTTGGCCTTATTTTTAG
- a CDS encoding stearoyl-CoA desaturase (delta-9 desaturase) (product_source=KO:K00507; cog=COG1398; ko=KO:K00507; pfam=PF00487; superfamily=49899; transmembrane_helix_parts=Inside_1_1,TMhelix_2_21,Outside_22_35,TMhelix_36_55,Inside_56_126,TMhelix_127_144,Outside_145_147,TMhelix_148_170,Inside_171_242) translates to MIIFIFFLCHWFLSLFSQTFFLHRYSSHKMFKMELFWERFFYLILLISQGSSFLNPRAYAILHRMHHAYSDTEKDPHSPHFFKDVFGMMIATKNMYMNYLQFKIQPEPAFQGNYPEWPIIDKIGNSWAWRIACGLFYIGFYVAFANHWWLFILLPIHFLMGPLHGAIVNWCGHKYGYSNHDNDDHSKNSLPWDFLLMGELFQNNHHKKPNSPNFATKWWEFDPTYPVMKVLHWMRIIKIRKV, encoded by the coding sequence ATGATTATCTTCATTTTTTTTCTTTGCCATTGGTTTTTATCCCTGTTTAGCCAAACCTTTTTCCTTCACCGTTACTCGTCGCACAAGATGTTTAAAATGGAGCTTTTTTGGGAGCGGTTTTTTTACTTGATATTGCTGATTTCGCAAGGCTCTTCATTTTTAAACCCCAGGGCTTATGCCATTCTGCACCGGATGCACCATGCTTATAGCGACACTGAAAAAGATCCGCACTCTCCACATTTTTTTAAGGATGTTTTCGGGATGATGATTGCAACGAAGAACATGTACATGAATTATCTGCAATTTAAAATACAGCCAGAGCCAGCTTTTCAGGGTAATTATCCCGAATGGCCAATCATTGATAAGATTGGAAATTCATGGGCCTGGAGAATTGCATGCGGGCTGTTTTATATTGGCTTTTATGTTGCTTTTGCCAACCACTGGTGGCTATTTATCTTATTGCCGATCCACTTTTTAATGGGGCCTTTACATGGCGCAATTGTAAACTGGTGTGGTCATAAATATGGCTATTCTAACCATGATAATGATGATCATAGCAAAAACTCATTACCATGGGATTTCTTATTAATGGGCGAGCTTTTTCAGAATAACCACCACAAAAAACCAAACAGTCCTAACTTTGCTACCAAATGGTGGGAATTTGATCCAACCTACCCGGTAATGAAGGTGTTGCACTGGATGCGCATTATAAAAATTAGAAAAGTTTAA
- a CDS encoding mannose-6-phosphate isomerase (product_source=KO:K01809; cath_funfam=2.60.120.10; cog=COG0662; ko=KO:K01809; pfam=PF01050; superfamily=51182), with amino-acid sequence MTNDKKEIFESVAQRLKIEGFNVVNRDETRPWGGFFVIDEAQAQQFADTYFDGLNVEDLKIGGKLSPKILIVAPNTRLSWQYHHRRAEIWQVVTGTVGIKTSQTDEEGEVKKYAPKDQIKLQQGERHRLIGLEDWGVVAEIWQHTDASNPSDESDIVRVQDDFGR; translated from the coding sequence ATGACAAACGACAAAAAAGAAATATTCGAAAGCGTAGCACAACGTTTAAAAATTGAAGGCTTTAATGTAGTAAACCGCGATGAAACACGCCCATGGGGTGGTTTTTTTGTAATAGACGAAGCGCAGGCGCAACAATTTGCCGACACTTATTTTGATGGATTGAACGTTGAAGACCTTAAAATTGGTGGTAAATTAAGCCCGAAAATTTTAATCGTTGCACCAAATACACGTCTTTCGTGGCAATATCACCACCGCAGAGCCGAAATCTGGCAAGTGGTAACTGGTACTGTTGGCATTAAAACCAGCCAAACTGATGAAGAAGGTGAAGTGAAAAAATATGCTCCAAAAGATCAGATCAAATTACAACAAGGTGAACGCCATCGTTTAATCGGTTTAGAAGATTGGGGGGTTGTAGCAGAAATATGGCAACATACCGATGCTTCAAACCCATCAGATGAAAGCGATATCGTACGTGTTCAAGACGATTTCGGTAGATAA
- a CDS encoding hypothetical protein (product_source=Hypo-rule applied; cath_funfam=1.10.10.60; ko=KO:K21572; pfam=PF07980,PF14322; superfamily=48452), translating into MKINIKNITALLLLSSAIIGNSGCKKFLDETDPTNLSPDNFYTLPEHAEAGIAAVYAETRFIGNGAGIYSNNWQMLDAPTGIQSTETAQNSDLNNLYSLIYDGTNLHVNQNWNGFYKVIAQTNLVLDKVPGINPMDNAQKKRILGEAAFIRAWAYFYLVRLWGDVPLITKPITSPNDPNFSPSRTPQEQVYKLIVDDLVAAEATGLPFMDASGRVSTAAIKSELAKVYLTMAGQPLNKGAAYYKLAADKAKEVIDYSTGNPASLGLFPGYGALHDAKNDNKVEHLFGIQYNDAAGFGNPLQSSYLPLHQPLVSKIDGIGTAIPTAGFYGSYEAGDLRVKNREGYFFTDYYTDGFKMPLINRGKPYVFKHFDLIANGTLGVEGTSRSDLNIPQIRYAETLLIYAEAQNRADGSPNVAAYAAVNAVRKRAQLADLAGLSQTQFEEAVWRERWHELCYEGITWFDMVRLRKVYNETTNGFDNFVGHINKSVNQPLQTKHLLFPIPTPEIKNNPNLTPNPGY; encoded by the coding sequence ATGAAAATAAACATAAAAAATATCACTGCTTTGTTGTTGCTGAGCAGCGCTATAATCGGAAACTCGGGATGTAAGAAGTTTTTAGATGAAACAGATCCCACCAATCTTTCACCCGATAATTTTTATACTTTACCAGAACATGCTGAAGCAGGTATTGCTGCTGTTTATGCAGAGACCCGGTTTATTGGAAACGGTGCAGGTATTTATTCCAACAACTGGCAGATGCTTGATGCGCCAACCGGCATACAATCTACCGAAACCGCACAAAACTCCGATCTGAACAATTTGTATTCACTGATTTATGATGGCACAAATCTGCATGTTAACCAAAACTGGAACGGATTTTACAAAGTAATTGCACAAACCAACCTGGTGTTGGATAAAGTTCCGGGCATTAACCCGATGGACAATGCACAGAAAAAAAGGATTTTGGGAGAGGCTGCTTTCATCAGGGCCTGGGCCTATTTTTACCTGGTGCGTTTATGGGGCGATGTGCCTTTAATTACTAAACCGATTACCAGCCCTAACGATCCCAATTTTTCTCCTTCCCGTACGCCACAAGAACAGGTTTACAAACTCATTGTTGACGATCTGGTTGCTGCAGAAGCGACTGGTTTGCCTTTTATGGATGCAAGTGGACGTGTTTCTACAGCAGCAATTAAATCTGAACTGGCAAAAGTATATTTAACCATGGCCGGACAACCCCTTAACAAAGGAGCAGCTTATTATAAATTAGCTGCAGATAAGGCCAAAGAGGTAATCGATTATTCAACCGGGAATCCAGCATCACTTGGCTTGTTCCCTGGTTATGGAGCCCTCCACGATGCGAAGAATGACAATAAAGTAGAGCATTTATTCGGAATCCAATACAATGACGCTGCCGGATTTGGTAACCCCTTGCAATCATCTTATTTACCTTTGCACCAGCCATTGGTCTCTAAAATTGATGGGATTGGCACGGCTATTCCAACTGCAGGTTTTTATGGTTCGTATGAGGCGGGAGATTTAAGGGTTAAAAACAGAGAAGGTTATTTCTTTACCGATTATTATACTGATGGATTTAAAATGCCGCTGATTAACCGCGGTAAGCCTTATGTTTTTAAACACTTCGATCTGATTGCAAATGGAACACTAGGTGTAGAGGGTACCAGCAGGAGCGATCTGAATATTCCACAGATCCGTTATGCCGAAACGTTGTTAATTTATGCCGAAGCACAGAACAGGGCAGATGGTAGTCCGAATGTTGCTGCCTATGCTGCGGTAAATGCGGTACGAAAAAGAGCGCAATTGGCTGATCTTGCAGGTTTGAGCCAAACACAGTTTGAAGAAGCTGTATGGAGAGAGCGCTGGCACGAGCTGTGTTACGAAGGTATTACCTGGTTCGATATGGTGAGGTTGCGTAAAGTGTACAATGAAACCACCAATGGTTTTGATAATTTTGTTGGCCACATCAATAAAAGTGTAAACCAACCTTTGCAAACCAAACATTTATTGTTCCCGATTCCTACTCCAGAAATCAAAAACAATCCTAACCTGACTCCAAATCCAGGTTATTAA